In the genome of Polynucleobacter sp. TSB-Sco08W16, the window CTCCTGCCCAACTTCAGGGGTACGAACTGTTGGCAATGGATTTGGCTGGGAGATGGGAGTACCGTGCTCATATCCCAGTGGAACTCCACAAGCTACCGGCGCTAATACTGCTGATGCGATAAAAGTTCGACGAGATAAATTCATACGCCCTCCTAATGGTGATGGATTAACTATACGCCAAGCAAGCCAAGCTCTTCATCACTAAAACCGGCTTGTTTACGAGCCTCCATATTGAAAGGCCCCCTTAATTTTGGTGCACAGTATTTTTTAGCCAAATCTCTATAGGCCGAAATTGGCGAGAGATTTTCTTTAGCGCACAAGAAATTGAACCAGTGATTACCAATACCGACATGTCCAATCTCATCTCGAAGAATAATTTCTAATATTTCTACGGCGCCCAATTCTTTAATTTGCTTAAAACGATCTCGAATCATCGGAACAGCATCCAAGCCTCTGGCTTCCATTGTTCTGGGCACTAAGGCCATTCTGGCAATGACTGCATCTTTGGTGCGCTCTACCATCTCCCACAAACTATTGTGAGCAGGAAAATCCCCGTAAGTAAATCCAAATGATTGGATATAGCGATTCACTAGTGTGAAATGGTATGCCTCTTCTTTAGCAACCTTCAGCCAATCTTCATAATATTTCTGAGGCATATTAGGAAAACGCCAGATAGCATCTAAAGCCAAGTTGATGGCGTTATATTCAATGTGTGCAAGTGAGTGCAGAAGAGATGCCCTGCCTTCAACGGTATCCATTCTTCTTTTGGGAACTTCCAAAGGTGGAATTAACTCGGGCTTTTGCGGGCGCCCTGGCAGTTGAAGGCCCTGCTCATTCAATATGTCTGCAGTTTTGAGCGTGATGCGTTGCTGTTGATAGTCATCGAATAGTTCAAATACTCGACTTACTTTCATTTGCGCATCTGCAAGAGCCAATATAGCAAGGGCGGATTGGCGTAACTCGGTCATTGAAAAAAGAGTGGGGGGGGTTATTCCCACTCAATTGTTGCAGGCGGTTTGCCACTGATATCGTAGACCACACGATTAATCCCGCGCACTTCATTGATGATGCGATTCGAAACCTTACCAAGCAACTCATGTGGCAAATGTGCCCAATGTGCTGTCATAAAATCTTGTGTCTGCACTGCTCTAAGAGCAACAACATACTCATACGTTCTACCATCACCCATCACGCCAACAGATTTCACTGGCAAGAACACGGCGAATGCTTGGCTGGTGAGGTCATACCAAGATTTTTGGCTAGCCTCATCAATCGTATTACGTAATTCTTCAATGAAGATGGCATCTGCTCGCTGTAATAGACTGGCAAATTCTGCTTTTACTTCACCCAAGATGCGAACACCCAATCCTGGACCTGGGAATGGATGGCGATACACCATCTCACGCGGCAAGCCTAATGCAACACCAAGCTCACGCACTTCATCTTTGAATAATTCACGTAGCGGCTCGAGTAACTTGAGGTGCATATCCTCTGGCAGGCCACCAACATTATGGTGACTCTTAATGGTATGTGCGCCCTTTTTACCTTTACCAGCAGACTCAATAACATCCGGATAGATAGTTCCCTGAGCAAGCCACTTCGCATTCTGAATCTTGCCAGACTCGGTTTGGAATATTTCAACGAACTCTTTGCCAATAATTTTGCGCTTGGCTTCTGGATCAGCTACACCAGCCAACTCACCCATAAAGGTTTCTTTGGCATCAACCCGAATGACCTTAACACCAAGGTTACGTGCAAACATCTCCATAACCATATCGCCTTCATTCAAGCGAAGTAGGCCATGATCAACAAATACACAAGTAAGCTGATCACCAATAGCGCGATGAATTAAGGCTGCGGCAACACTTGAGTCAACACCACCTGATAAGCCCAAAATAACTTCTTCATCACCAACTTGCTTGCGAATATTGTCGACAGCCTCAGCAATATAGTCGCCCATTACCCAATCTGGTTTGCACTTGCAAATTTCATGCACAAAACGCTCAAGGATTGCAGTTCCTTGAATAGTGTGAGTTACTTCAGGATGGAATTGGAAGGCATAGAAGCAACGATCTTCATCAGCCATGCCTGCGATTGGACAAGATTCAGTGGATGCCATCAATTTAAAAGACGGCGGCATTGTAGTCACAGAATCACCATGACTCATCCACACCTTCAGAATGCCATGACCTTCGCTGGTCGAGAAGTCTTGGATCCCTTTAAGCAGATTAGTGTGGCCATGCGCGCGCACTTCAGAGTAGCCAAACTCACGAGCCTTACCCAAGGCTTCCGCCGAAGCTACCGAGCCGCCCAATTGAGTTGCCATGGTTTGCATGCCATAACAGATACCTAAAACGGGAACCCCTAGTTCAAATACGATTTGTGGCGCACGCGGACTGCCCTCTTCCGTTACTGAACTGGGGCCTCCAGAAAGAATGATTCCTTTACCGCCCTGCTCTTGAATAAATTTACGGATGAACTCTGGATCGCAATCGTAGGGATGGATCTCTGAATAGACTCGAGCATCACGCACACGCCTAGCAATTAGTTGAGTTACTTGTGAACCAAAGTCGAGAATCAGTATTTTGTCGTGCACGTCAGAAACAGTCTTAATCAATATGGTAATTCGGTGCTTCCTTGGTGATCTTCACATCATGAACGTGTGACTCGCGCACGCCCGCAGAAGTGATTTCCACAAAATTGGCTTTTTCATGCAACTCAGCAATTGTCTTGCAACCGAGATAACCCATGGAGGAACGAATGCCACCGGTGAGCTGATGGAGGATTGCAAGCACACTACCCTTGTAAGGGACTTGTCCTTCAATGCCCTCTGGAACAAGCTTCTCAGCATTAGCAACAATATCGCTCTGGAAATAACGATCAGCTGAACCATCGGCCATCGCACCCAAAGACCCCATACCGCGATAACTCTTGTATGAACGCCCTTGATACAGGAACACTTCACCAGGAGCTTCTTCAGTTCCCGCAAACATCCCACCCATCATGACTGAACTTGCGCCAGCCGCTAATGCTTTGGCAACATCACCGGAGTAACGTACACCACCATCAGCAATCAATGGAATGCCAGTACCTTTTAATGCGGTAGCCACATTCACGATCGCAGTGATTTGTGGAACGCCAACGCCAGCAACAATACGAGTCGTACAAATAGAGCCTGGACCAATACCTACTTTGACCCCATCAGCACCGTGATCAGCCAACGCTTTAGCTGCATCACCAGTAGCAATATTGCCGCCAATAACTTGTACGTGCGGATAGTTTTTCTTAACCCATTTAACACGATCTAATACACCCTGGCTATGGCCATGGGCTGTATCTACCACAATCACATCAACACCTGCACGTACCAAGAGTTCAATGCGCTCATCATTATCTGGGCCTACGCCGACTGCTGCGCCAACGCGCAACTTACCTTCACCATCTTTACAAGCATTAGGATGCTCGGTGGCCTTTAGGATATCTTTGACGGTAATTAAACCGCGCAATTCAAATTTATCATTGACTACTAACACGCGCTCAAGACGATGCTGACTCATCAGGCGTTTAGCCTCTTCTAAGGAGCAGCCCTCTTTCACGGTAATCAAGCGCTCACGTGGAGTCATTTTTGTTTTGACAGGTGCATCTAAGTCTTCTTCAAAACGTAAGTCGCGGTTAGTAATAATGCCAACCACTTCTTTACCAGTCAGAACTGGAAATCCAGAGAAGCCATGCTCACGAGAAAGCTGAATCACTTGCCGCAATGTGACATCAGGACTAATAGTGATGGGATCGCGCAAAACACCAGATTCATAACGCTTAACCTTAGCCACTTCACGAGCTTGTTCAGCAGGCTTTAGGTTTTTATGAATGATGCCAATACCGCCCTCACTAGCCATGGCAATCGCCAATCGACCTTCTGTGACGGTATCCATCGCAGCAGACACCAATGGTGTATTGAGTGAAATATCTCGAGTTAACTTACTTGCCAAGCTGGCATCTCGAGGGAGTACCGAAGAATAGGCCGGTACGAGGAGCACATCGTCAAAAGTGAGTGCTTTTTGAATGAGTCGCATGCAAAACCCCTAGTCGCAAAAACAGATTATAGCCTCCTAGCCTTCCTTTTGGCTGCGGCAGCCTGGAATTTGGCGTCCTGGTTCTGGTTTGCCTTTTTGCGTCTGACGGCTTTAGGGTCGATCAACAGCGGAGAATAGAGCTCTAAACGATCTCCGGCATAGATCGGGCTATCCCAATCCTTGCGTTTACCAAAGACACCAAAGCACCCCTTTCTAGCCAAAGCAGGATCTGTCGGGCTATCTGCTATTCCTGC includes:
- a CDS encoding RnfH family protein; protein product: MGKQMLDIWICDAREGDPILTPFQLLVDHNESPTVGLALAKAGIADSPTDPALARKGCFGVFGKRKDWDSPIYAGDRLELYSPLLIDPKAVRRKKANQNQDAKFQAAAAKRKARRL
- a CDS encoding ferritin-like domain-containing protein, coding for MTELRQSALAILALADAQMKVSRVFELFDDYQQQRITLKTADILNEQGLQLPGRPQKPELIPPLEVPKRRMDTVEGRASLLHSLAHIEYNAINLALDAIWRFPNMPQKYYEDWLKVAKEEAYHFTLVNRYIQSFGFTYGDFPAHNSLWEMVERTKDAVIARMALVPRTMEARGLDAVPMIRDRFKQIKELGAVEILEIILRDEIGHVGIGNHWFNFLCAKENLSPISAYRDLAKKYCAPKLRGPFNMEARKQAGFSDEELGLLGV
- the guaB gene encoding IMP dehydrogenase; the encoded protein is MRLIQKALTFDDVLLVPAYSSVLPRDASLASKLTRDISLNTPLVSAAMDTVTEGRLAIAMASEGGIGIIHKNLKPAEQAREVAKVKRYESGVLRDPITISPDVTLRQVIQLSREHGFSGFPVLTGKEVVGIITNRDLRFEEDLDAPVKTKMTPRERLITVKEGCSLEEAKRLMSQHRLERVLVVNDKFELRGLITVKDILKATEHPNACKDGEGKLRVGAAVGVGPDNDERIELLVRAGVDVIVVDTAHGHSQGVLDRVKWVKKNYPHVQVIGGNIATGDAAKALADHGADGVKVGIGPGSICTTRIVAGVGVPQITAIVNVATALKGTGIPLIADGGVRYSGDVAKALAAGASSVMMGGMFAGTEEAPGEVFLYQGRSYKSYRGMGSLGAMADGSADRYFQSDIVANAEKLVPEGIEGQVPYKGSVLAILHQLTGGIRSSMGYLGCKTIAELHEKANFVEITSAGVRESHVHDVKITKEAPNYHID
- the guaA gene encoding glutamine-hydrolyzing GMP synthase — its product is MHDKILILDFGSQVTQLIARRVRDARVYSEIHPYDCDPEFIRKFIQEQGGKGIILSGGPSSVTEEGSPRAPQIVFELGVPVLGICYGMQTMATQLGGSVASAEALGKAREFGYSEVRAHGHTNLLKGIQDFSTSEGHGILKVWMSHGDSVTTMPPSFKLMASTESCPIAGMADEDRCFYAFQFHPEVTHTIQGTAILERFVHEICKCKPDWVMGDYIAEAVDNIRKQVGDEEVILGLSGGVDSSVAAALIHRAIGDQLTCVFVDHGLLRLNEGDMVMEMFARNLGVKVIRVDAKETFMGELAGVADPEAKRKIIGKEFVEIFQTESGKIQNAKWLAQGTIYPDVIESAGKGKKGAHTIKSHHNVGGLPEDMHLKLLEPLRELFKDEVRELGVALGLPREMVYRHPFPGPGLGVRILGEVKAEFASLLQRADAIFIEELRNTIDEASQKSWYDLTSQAFAVFLPVKSVGVMGDGRTYEYVVALRAVQTQDFMTAHWAHLPHELLGKVSNRIINEVRGINRVVYDISGKPPATIEWE